AATGTAGGACTTAGAATTTAAAAAAAGCCCTCCCTCACGGAGGGTTTTTTTTATACTAAATTAACCTTATTTAAGAACATTAATACCTTCAAGCTATTGACAATATCGTAATATTTACTAACATTGAATTATGAAAAAATCAAAATTTACACTCATAGAATTACTTGTCGTTGTTGCCATCATAGGTATCCTTGCTGCTATGATTCTACCAAGTTTAGCAAGAGCTCGAGATAAAGCTAAACAATCTAATTGTAGGGGAAATCTAAAAAGTATCGGCACTGCAATTAGGATTTATTTTTCAGATCAACCTAATGAAGTAGTTCCTAATCCTGGAACAGATACCGAACTAAACGCAAGTCATATTTGGGTAACAACCTTTGATATCCCTTCGCAGTTTCTTTCTTGTCCCGCCAGTCGAGAAAATAATGATTCACAAATTTACCGTAGCGTATCTACGGGTAATGACTTGCAATGGGGAGATTTACTCACTGAACCGGATGAAATATTAGTTGAAGACTTGAACCCCCATA
The sequence above is a segment of the Lentisphaera araneosa HTCC2155 genome. Coding sequences within it:
- a CDS encoding type II secretion system protein, producing MKKSKFTLIELLVVVAIIGILAAMILPSLARARDKAKQSNCRGNLKSIGTAIRIYFSDQPNEVVPNPGTDTELNASHIWVTTFDIPSQFLSCPASRENNDSQIYRSVSTGNDLQWGDLLTEPDEILVEDLNPHKFGGTVNKLFPDGHVESGAASP